The DNA sequence accAAGCCCCACACAAGCTTATGGGCTAATTATTACTTTGCATTCGAGCAGGTACtcactcgacttctaagcctacgggctacattacttcgagttcgagcaatcactcactcaactactaagcctacgagctaccttacttcgagttcgagcaatcgctcactcgactactaagcctacgggctaccttacttcgagttcgagcaataactcactcgactattaagcctacgtgctactttacttcgagttcgagcaatcactcacttgactactaagcctacgggctaccttacttcgagtttgagcaatcgaTCACTAAGctattaagcctacggtctaccttactttgagttcgagcaatcactccctcgactactaagcctacgggctaccttatttcgagttcgagcaatcacccactcgactattaagcctacgggctaccttacttcgagttcgagcaatcactcactcgactactaagcctatggtcTACCTTACTTcgtgttcgagcaatcactcactcaactactaagcctacgggctaccttacttcgagttcgagcaatcactcactcgaccaataaagcccaagggctaatcttacttcgagtttgagtaatcactcacttgactattaagcctaagggataataATTATTCTGAaaaaagcactcactcgaccataaagcctaaaggctactcatacttcgagttcgagcaagcaagcACTCagttataaagactacaaggtccgaattcaatcaaattgcctaaagcctcgaacttatgaaaactttcataaggcatgaatgaaacaaagtcttcacaaggcagaaaataaaacagagacaagtcgggaaaggaaaagatctttatatatatgagagTATTTACAACgtccgatcaggaccctacacaaaataTCAAAATGGGAAAAACCCTAATTATCTCGaggggcagtctcttctccatcgggctcctccccactCTCAGACCTGCTCtttctcccatcatcatcatcatcatcggaggcCAAGGCTCCAGCATCGGCTTCAAGTtatttagccttttttatctcttcggtaagatcgaagcctcgagcatggatcttctcgagggtttccctcagacattggcatttggcgagttcagcaacccaatatgctcgagttttaGCGGTCTCGGCCAACTCTCTCTCTTGTACCTGAgtggcttcagcatcggcccgataaacGGCCACAAATGCATCCGCATCTGCCTTTGCTTTTTCGGCCTTGGTAAGTtcagaagccaaccgagcctcgtggctcctctatttttcttacttgaaccgagcttttctccttcaggCCTTGAAGTTGACCTTCGACCGATAATAATTGGGATCGAGCAGCTTCTTTTTCTATAGCAAGgaggtccataccttctttccactccaaggactccgcctttatcacatcgacctcctcacggagctGCCCAATCACCTCAAAATTCTACTGCAGATGTGAGACCGAAATATTAGCCGCTGTTCCAGTATCGAGCCCATGGGTTTTTaatattatcattacctgctcggtcagatcggtctgatcttggtgagccttggccaactcagctcggaggtcctttatttcctcttccctttgcccgaagaggagtttaagggcattcctctcctccgtgacccgTCAGAGGTCGGCCTCGTACCGACACAGCTCAGCTcaagaccgagaacatgcttctcgatgaaccgctaaggcctacaaagaaagaagaaaagaagttagaaaagaaaaaacatGAAGGTGGTACCAACGAAgtgagttaaggcttacccgattcagagcctGCTGCACTTTGTTGAAAAGACCCGATGCATCACTAGGGCCGGCAAcatcctcgataccggtaaacaTATCACGGAAGGGTTCCTCTCCCTCATGAGACCCGTCTACCTCGAGGGCCCCAAAACCTTGGTTCGAAGAGGTTCAGGGACGACCCCTCAGATATATCcaccatttgttgacttcgaTGGGAGGCATCCTCGGTCTCCAATGACCCGGGGACTTTGCCCCAATTATTCTCCGATATCccttcagttcgaggcggaggCTCATAAACCACCATCGATTCATCTGCCTTtagggcatcgatggttttcttcactcgggccaccagtatggagccgttttcttcttcttcttcttcttcatcgtcatcgtcttcatcccttagacgccgaacagATTCTTCGGTCAAAGGGATTATTTTCCTCCTTAGCTTACGAGTCGTCCTTGTCTTAAGTTCTGGATCCTcggaagtagaggccctttttctcttattgccCTTTGCCAGTTTCGGAACTGGGGCCGAAGTCTCTTCCtcaccagacgggggcctcataaccgcatctttgcccaagcTTACGCataagaaaattggttaagtTAATGGAAAACATTCTGTTCGAACTATCAAAGACATGgtaaagaggcttaccatgatttttggcctcccatcggccctttgaaaaatcacgccacgagcgctcggcgtatgtagaggtcgaagctagatcccgtacccagctcttaaggttAGGATTTGCACCAGGCATCCAAGAAaacgctgcatcacaaaaggggatattggtgagaaagaaacgaaggggcaaaataataggagataacagcagaattacacttacgcttcatgttccattcctcgggaaatggcatcttcttggCCGGAATTAGGTCctaagtcttcactcgaacgaacctgcctatccaacctcaatccttgtcctcgtctatgctcgagaacaatacCTTGGTAACCTGgcactggagttttattaacccacctcgatagaggcgggggctgtacagtctaataaggtggtcgagggtgaaaggcatcccctcgattttgttcacgaagaagcggatcagaataacgatccaccaaaaagaaggatggatttggcctagggttatttggtattggcaAAAAAAATCGATAACGacagggtcgagggggcccaatgtgaaaggataagtatacacacttaaaaaccctttcacataagtagtaatatcttcttcgggagccgggATTATCACTTTTATTTTCTCCTAGTTACAATCTTTCCTCAGCTGCTCGAGGTGTCCCTTAGTTATCGAgaacatatacctcgatactggttcATTTCGGCCAGGAACCGGCGAGGCTTTATCGACCTTGAAATCAGAAGTAAGAATAcacccccgggaacacactcctccggctgtggctccaccggtgttttgtcggcggcggGTCGTGAAGAAGAAGTTTTTTCTTTTTAAGGAATGATTTTTGATGTTTTAGCCATTTGGATTCGAAGGTTGAAGGTAGAAGAAGATGACCAGATTAGGTGCTTTAAAGGGagattttgcagtgaaaatcatAGATTCACAAATAAAGaactcgatgcaaacgtcagtgtatatctaaTAGTGCCGTTGGAAAATCACGTCGTTTCTCACCACTTCCttctcgagaaacgaggggactatctgtatacagtcaaaaCTGATTTCAGCCTTCGTACGACTGGGCGAGATAGGAATATAATGGACCGAAGAGAATCTTCATAATTTCAGGatgagatccgaagccaggttaccaagcttcgagtttcagggaccgatcaataccgagctcgaatccaaattgaACTATGATGCGAAACAAcgttatcgagcttaagagccaaagaccgaccaatactgagcccgaatcaataccggtcccgagtcaaaatcgagctcgagtcaatatcaagctcgagtcaatatcgagctcatagataAGAGCcattacaaccgcactaagggagagaatctaggcggaaaaaagggaaaaactgatttatcaagggttccccactatgtatttttaattatatctaaagtaggatccctccactataagagggatggctattatCTCTGTAAGGATCCAACTGTTAAGGAACTAATACACTATAACTCAGATACTGTTGATACGCTCCCATATTGAAGGATTATCCTTTTTAGCTTtataaattggttcatcttgcttATCCATAAGTCATGTCCCATTCAACtttgtttgtatttcattctttacagTCAATATAAGATATTCATACTTCTCTTTACGATTTGTGCCATGTTTTACCACGTACCCTTATCTGTTTTTCGGATAAACACTCACCTGCCCCAAATTGTAGGTGTTTGGACAACATGACAGGAAAAAAGAATGTCTCACAACACCAAGCACAAAAAATAGACCACCatagttttaaaaatattctAGTTGATAGACTTTTTATCtgactagtatctatgaacgtgtgTTGCATGTTAATAATGGtacgtgatgatttaaatatttatttatatgaaggaacaacaaaattaatgaaagaaattttatgcataataatacaacaatcatctaaatgctaaaaaatattattacattagcataatatgtgaattcaaaataaaaggacatcatcaaaacatAAACAAATGATCAATCTAGTCATGTtaattagataattatgtattgtagTTTAAAAGtgtttaatgtgatggtatcttaccgAACACTTCTTTGTAGATGATGTTTTTTGTATAAAAAGATACTATTtggtttcggaagacgaaagttgaattcggggataaacacatacttagaaacacattgaccagtatcataatttctgTATGTATGATGTTATTTTCAAAACTTCTATACAGTATATGTGTACTATTACACAATCTATTCGAGggatctaagtttttcagtagcatgacagcCATATTTTTCCTCAAAATCAACATATATACAATGgaaaatcaattttaacttagtctattatatatacggtaaCACTAACACATGTAAGAAATaatgaacttgacaacaaactTGTATGGTAGAAGGTCATTTGTATTAAAGTGTtcaagtattcttcttggtagtaattgttGGCATCATCTTCTAccgagtcaaaaactgaaaaatattttatttttagcaTGAAACTTAGCAATCAATCTTTTATTTAGTCGATCAACATATttatttctgctagctaagatagttctttaatttttatcatgtaatttgcacaaattgcgttttaatctaatgatgaaaatattttccttattaaatgtACTACCATTACCATTGGGCTTGATGACCACATCTTCTGGAAGAATCAAattatcttttattggatgctcttcttcgtttccgacacgaagaAAGAAGTCACTGAATGCTGAAGTtgttcttacttttatatttcttaTCATTTGAATCTTTTTTATTTGAGGCCATAAGTATATTTTTgacaagctagcttttacagtctctgctttcATCGATTTTAGAACTACTTATAGTACTTGAcggaaatcacctcccaaaccattacTTTTCCACCAAATGGTTCATTGATATTcaatatatctctaaaactcAGGGCAATTGTTTCGATCATTTGACGCTTAGCCATAAGCGCTTCATCATATATTATCaattttgttttctttgtaaATTTAGCACCACTGCtatgctttgatatatttgtgattgttatttcagttgtttgaaaaggtatatcaaatctaaagtgagttgtacaacctcataataaaatcgttgCTAGCACACCACTTATTATTATTGCTAACAGTATCATACCTCTTGATCTAACGTTTTCAATTAATGTATggcatagaaatattatttcaatttcggaggcatctacaaagaataatcctgTTATtccagagtcgactctttataatataatcTTGAAAACTTGTTCTTGTTCAAGATTTAGTTTTAATTGTGTTTTCTCAGACACTTGTATGGCCTTTTGATTCTTAATACTACACTAATCTTTTTTACTTTGGGATCTAATTTTTTAATCTCTAACGCTCTTTTtgtggaataaatttatgtaccttgAGTTTTGttttacttgaaaaataattttactcatatgatgaatttaaaaaataattgaattggattcatttgctaaataattaattgaaagatttaattatttgatcttaacataaaaaataatttattttatgttgattttgattcttaatattagttcatctcttgtttttaTAACTTTAtctaccataaattttattttcaagagTAAAAAGTTTGATTTGGCATTCCACTTTTATATCTTTATGTTTGCTGAATCATTAGCAGTATTAACTATTAccaatcatttttctttttctttcgtaCACTTTTTTATTCTTAAATAATTTCTTAGTTGTTCTTAATAATGgggtatattttttaatattacacgaaaaaattaataataaaaaaatattatttgaataggAAAGCAGATCTCTATATAAACTATAATATACTTTTTATCTCCTTAATTTGAAAATACCTCTATAGAGCACGTGCTGAAATCTAAGTTCATTTATTGGTGATTTGAAGTGCATGAGAGTTTTGGGTTGACTAGAAGAACAAAAAGATTTAGGGTTGGGAATGAAGAAGATGACGAtagagaaattaaaaaaaatgggcCCGCCGTGATTTAAAAAAGTGGATATATGGATAATTAATTTTGGTGGGATAAGTATATTTTATAACTAGTTTCGAATAGATAAAATCGGGCAATATTTTAGGCCTACGTAAGTATTGTGTAGTTTCCTCCAACAAGTACATTGTCCATATTTGGGTCAACATTCTACTAAAGGCCTAATCGGGTATTACATGATATCAGTCTGTAAAGGGTTGGGGATAGAAGATCCAAGAATGGGAGCTGAGCTTTTGATCTGCTTACTACAGAGTTTCCAAAGATGAAAGACTACCACACAAATTTTAAGtttcaaagaaggaaaaaagataaaaagaagatAGCAGTAAAACAGAAACATAAATTCAGTCAACTCTTGTTTCTAGaattgaaataaatacataagaAATATCTTCTATCTTCTCTGTCTTTCTCCTGTATTTATACAAATCTGAACTGATTCTGTCCCTAAAAATCCGCAAGTCTGTTGCTGAAAATCAGGACACATATTTTGTTGCCTAATATTGTTTTATGTGACCTAACTTTATGGTTGACTAGTTCTTACATTAGATTTATTCCAACAAACTAAATAACTAGTAGCAAAGCATaactaaataacaataatttatcaTTATAAAACCAGATCGTCTGAGATCATTACTCCCCTTCATTGAGAAGAACCACCTCTTGATGGTTCAGTTGAACTGAAGATGGGGAAACTAGTTTTGTCCAGTATCTTTCGGGAACCATTTAGCTACTTAGGATGTTGTCCCTTTAATCTAATGCGAAACGATTCATGAGCACTACGCCTAGTAGTAATGAGTTTATTCTCTAATATGGAGTCTTCTGGTAGAGCAAATTCTTTGCTAGTACTTAAATCATCAATTGTAGGAAGCATATCAGTTGTTTTATCATCAAGCAATGATGGCTCAAACAAATTTAACTTATCAACATTCACAACTGAACACATTTTCATATAAGTAGGCAATTCCAGTTGAACAacattatcttttatttttcttaaaatctgAAAGGGACCATACCGGATACGCTTGAGCTTTTTGCCTTCGCCTTTCAACCTTTCTTTGCCTAGTTGAAGCAAAACTAGGTCACCCTCCTGAAAACTTCCCTTTATTCAATACTTATCATGACGCTCCTTATATTTTTGTTGTGACTTGAAAAGATGTTGTCCCACTTCCTGATGCCCTCGTAGGATGTGATCAATGAACTGTTGAGCCTTGACTATGTCAATCTCATCCTTTCCATCTTGTGAAACTACTTTAACCGTAAACTCCAAATCAAATGAACTTTGTGGTAAGAATCCAAGGCAAACTTTTGCTGCGGCCTTGTTTGTTGCACCATGAATTTCCACACAAATTTTAAGTTGTAAAGAAGGAAAGAAGATAACAGTAAAATAGAAACTGAAATTCAGTCCACTCTTATTTCTAGAATTGAAACGAATACATAAGAAATATTTTCTATCTTCTCTGCCTTTATCCTGTCAATCCCAAGCTCCATTTGTACAAATCATAACTGATTCTGTTTCTAAAAACCCGCAAGTCTGTTGCTGAATTTCAGGACTCATATTCTGTTGCCTAATATTGTGGTCTGTTACCTAAGTTTATGGTTGACTAGTTCTTGCATCAGATTTATTCCAACaaactaaataactagtaacaaaACATAACTAAATAACAATAAGTTTATCCTAATAAAACCAGATCCTAATGGGAGCTGAGCTTTAGTACGATTTAGCAGCACATTCAATTTTTTTTCCGACTTAAGAATATTATTCTTGTTAGTGATTAACTAACAATATTGTATTTCAACTGAATGTCTATTTCGTCATTTAATATTGTCAAAGTTAATTTACTTTTTATGACCTAACTTCTACATTTGAACTAATTACGTCTATTGCTGAATCAACTGACTATTCTTTGGCACATTGGCATTTTCTCGATATCTTAATTAATGAGAAAAGTCATTGTTGTCACgaagaaaatgataaaaatggtcCTTAATGTATTAGGACCAAAAgtgctcattttttgcatatataTTAAGGACGAACCTCCTCGGAAGAAGATTGTGGGATCTATTTAGTTCGATGTTGTATCATGGTTATGGGTTTTGCTATGAGTTGTCATAAAGGAGGAtctaaagtttaaagtttatggGTTCTGAATTAGTCATTAAATCTAtagtttattttagttaattgggactacgaggtgctacctcgggagtgcccttgttgttttcctctatttcctctattgttgttgttgttattattgttccttaacttgtaatATTCTTGTTTCCTTACATGTTGTTATTTTCTTCTTTGATTTCGTGTTGTTACCTTCTGtgaatttctattgttacacttctctgtcatttcattatatcattatatttTCCGCCTTATTGTCTTATTATTCCAGcagggtcctgacctgaccttgtTACTACtttaccgaagttaggcttggcacttactggataccgttgaagtgtactcatactatgcttttacACATCTTTTTATACAGATCCAGATACTTCCTACCAGACTAGGTATCAGTGAGCTAACTAGTCCGTGGAGacatcaaggtatatctgccagcgttcgtagacctcggagtccgcctctatctttattatgttgttttcttatcctcattagactcttatgtatagagatatttagcATTTctatttagagcttgtgacttatatctaccaggttttgggagttattaTTACTTGAATtgtagtttttatttatttcaggtGTTGATGTTTTGAGATTTGGCTTAAtatttcagttattccgcatacttgttaggcttacctaatcttagagagtaggtgccgtcacgacatcctacagagggaaatcgaggccgtgacaagttggtatcagagctctaggttcatatgtattatgagtcacaagcaggtttagtagagtctcgcggattggtatggagatgtctgtacttatcttcgggaggttatggaactattaggaaaaacttcagttctttgattccttatcgtgcaaaattttgactttgaattctaaatttctgtcttcctattctctcacagatagtgaggacacgtacatcTGGATTGGATGActagacacccgcgccccctcctagagccgcgagaggccggggccagggtagaggtctaggacatccacgtggtgcagccagagcacccacatgagctgctacagaggagccactagtagctccagttggagggcaggcacctgagatgcctgttaccgcaccagccctccaggagactctcaccctgtttctgagcatgttcagcactttggctcaggcagggttgataccactcgctcctgccacatctcaggccgggggaggagcatagactctcGCCGCCCATACCCCAGAGTAGTGGGTCTAGGTCGACCAGGTTCTTAAGGTCATACCAATGCATCCGGTAGCCCTAATGCAGCCCGAGATTAGGGTAGTAATTTCTGAGGAGGAGCATctcaggcttgagaggtacaatgaataccaccctcctactttcagtggcttggcgtcaaaggatgcccagggttttcttgaggagtgccaccatatccttcgtactatgggtgttaCGGAGTCTAGTGcatttctttcactacgttccagcttagaggagcggcatatccgtggtggcgagcatatgagttgggtagtacgtccgaggcaacttcactcacttgtactcagttctcagatatgttcttgagggattaTGTGCCCTAGAgactcagagatgcatggcgcagagtttgagcaattATGCCAGGGTTATATGAtaatgtcagagtatgcggtccggttcagtgatttggctaggcattcCCCAGCCTTGGTgactactgttcgagagcgggttcgttgATTTATCGaagggctcaaccccagtatcatatttagcatggcccgagagaggtagtggggattgctaggagattggagggtatgatgactcgggagagagaggccaagaggtctcgagagtctggtaCATATAATGGTACTCGTTCCCCAACTGCAGCTCGTCcgggtaggggctatgtgagtcgccctattcattcagcacttccagccaccTCCGGTACCCCGTCCACTCCTAGGCCCCTGGCTCCCTATCATTCACCAATATTGTCTAGTatacctcctgcatggggtgcttttagcggccagtctaGCCGATCGGGCCCGAGCAAGCcacaacagccacgtcctccgaaagcttgttttgagtatggtgacactcgtcatatggtgagggatttcccgaGACtcatgaggggtgcacctccacagaacACTCATGCACCGtatgctccaccaggtcctcaggctatggttacagcaccagctaccattCCACCCGCATAGCTAGCTGGAGGTGGAGGTGGAGctagtagaggtcgccctagag is a window from the Nicotiana tomentosiformis chromosome 10, ASM39032v3, whole genome shotgun sequence genome containing:
- the LOC117274388 gene encoding uncharacterized protein codes for the protein MPFPEEWNMKPFSWMPGANPNLKSWVRDLASTSTYAERSWRDFSKGRWEAKNHDAVMRPPSGEEETSAPVPKLAKGNKRKRASTSEDPELKTRTTRKLRRKIIPLTEESVRRLRDEDDDDEEEEEEENGSILVARVKKTIDALKADESMVVYEPPPRTEGISENNWGKVPGSLETEDASHRSQQMVDISEGSSLNLFEPRFWGPRGRRVS